The proteins below come from a single Acaryochloris sp. CCMEE 5410 genomic window:
- the psbP gene encoding photosystem II reaction center PsbP has product MFKRIAALALIILSLTLQACASDTAGLQAYADNIDGYTFMYPNGWAPIKVPGSSDVVFHDLIEETENVSVVVSDITSDTQLTDLGDPTEVARTLLNAVIAPSQSGQEADLLAAASRTEDDKVYYALEYSVDLPIGKRHNLSTVVVRRGKLFTLSLSTPESRWTKVEPVFQRVVDSFSVY; this is encoded by the coding sequence ATGTTCAAAAGAATCGCAGCACTTGCACTCATCATATTAAGTCTGACCTTACAAGCCTGCGCGTCTGATACAGCCGGATTGCAAGCTTATGCAGACAATATTGATGGGTATACCTTTATGTATCCCAATGGTTGGGCACCCATCAAAGTACCCGGTAGCTCTGACGTTGTGTTTCATGACCTGATTGAAGAGACCGAAAACGTGAGCGTAGTCGTGAGTGACATCACTAGCGACACTCAGTTGACGGATTTAGGGGATCCAACTGAAGTAGCCCGCACCCTTTTGAATGCAGTGATTGCACCTTCCCAATCTGGCCAGGAAGCGGATTTATTGGCTGCAGCTTCACGAACAGAAGATGATAAGGTCTATTACGCCCTTGAATATTCGGTTGATTTACCCATTGGTAAGCGTCATAACCTTTCGACCGTTGTCGTTCGTCGAGGTAAGCTGTTTACCCTTAGCCTCTCCACACCAGAGTCTCGTTGGACCAAGGTTGAGCCTGTGTTCCAGCGCGTC
- a CDS encoding ABC transporter permease, producing MKRYFRVLKLFWATTIAAEMEYRSNFAISALSSLGNLAGSLFGLSLFYRTGYTFQDWNWHEALVVLGIFTLLQGFSATCLVPNLNRIVRHVQEGTLDFILLKPISSQFWLSTYSVSPWGIPDVLFGLGLIGYAGFQLGLGWQNYALGLGPLLCGFLSLYSLWFILGATSIWFVKIYNVTEVLRGLVEAGRYPVVAYPTAYRFFFTFVIPVTFLTTVPAQAMLNRATWNWSLGAGILAIALFILSNRFWQFALRFYTSASS from the coding sequence ATGAAACGGTATTTTCGGGTGCTGAAGCTGTTTTGGGCAACGACCATTGCAGCAGAGATGGAATATCGCTCCAACTTTGCAATCTCAGCCCTTAGCAGCCTTGGGAATCTCGCGGGTAGCTTATTTGGCCTATCTTTGTTTTATCGTACAGGCTATACCTTCCAAGACTGGAATTGGCATGAAGCCCTCGTTGTTTTGGGCATCTTCACCCTACTCCAAGGCTTTTCAGCCACCTGCCTAGTCCCAAATCTAAACCGAATTGTTCGCCACGTTCAAGAAGGCACCCTCGATTTCATTCTGCTCAAACCCATCAGTAGCCAATTTTGGTTATCCACCTATTCTGTCTCCCCTTGGGGCATACCTGATGTCCTTTTTGGCCTAGGGCTTATCGGCTATGCCGGATTTCAATTGGGGCTAGGTTGGCAAAATTATGCCCTTGGCCTAGGGCCACTGCTTTGCGGATTCCTTAGCCTCTATAGTCTGTGGTTTATTTTGGGAGCCACCAGCATTTGGTTTGTCAAAATCTATAACGTCACAGAAGTCTTGCGGGGGCTAGTCGAAGCTGGCCGCTATCCGGTCGTAGCCTATCCAACCGCCTATCGCTTCTTTTTTACCTTTGTAATTCCCGTAACATTCCTAACTACAGTTCCCGCTCAAGCCATGCTTAATCGAGCCACCTGGAATTGGAGTCTAGGCGCAGGCATACTCGCAATCGCCTTATTTATATTGTCCAATCGGTTTTGGCAGTTCGCACTTCGTTTCTACACCAGCGCCTCCAGCTAG
- the argC gene encoding N-acetyl-gamma-glutamyl-phosphate reductase encodes MGSQEDIPVGIIGASGYGGVQLTRLLLEHPHVQLAYLGGDSSAGRPFADLYPHLGFKQDLKVEAIDLDKVVERTQVVFLALPNGLAAEMAPTLVERGCKVLDLSADYRFTNLDTYEDWYGTKRQDRELASTAVYGLPELYRQGISTASLVGCPGCFPTASLLALAPLLKQGLIDPNSAIIDAKTGTSGGGRQAKTHLLLAEANDSIGPYGVAHHRHTPEIEQVSSDLAGREVVVQFTPHLAPMTRGILATVYATMRDPGLVREDLITIFSAFYRNSPWVKVLPGSTYPYTKWAYGTNLCYLDIEVDQRTGRVIVISAIDNLMKGQAGQAVQCLNLMMGWPETMGLPELTFYP; translated from the coding sequence ATGGGTTCTCAGGAAGATATTCCTGTTGGCATTATTGGAGCGTCTGGATATGGCGGGGTCCAACTAACTCGCCTACTGTTGGAACATCCCCATGTCCAGCTGGCCTATTTAGGGGGCGATAGTAGTGCGGGGCGTCCGTTTGCAGACTTGTATCCCCACTTGGGGTTTAAACAAGACTTAAAAGTAGAAGCCATCGATTTAGACAAAGTCGTTGAGCGGACCCAGGTGGTCTTTTTGGCTCTTCCCAATGGTTTGGCCGCAGAGATGGCACCGACTTTGGTGGAACGAGGTTGCAAAGTCTTGGATCTCTCTGCTGATTATCGATTTACAAACCTGGATACCTATGAAGATTGGTACGGGACGAAACGACAAGATCGTGAGTTGGCCTCTACAGCAGTCTATGGTTTGCCCGAACTCTATCGACAGGGAATTTCAACGGCCAGCTTAGTGGGCTGTCCAGGGTGTTTCCCCACCGCTAGTTTGTTAGCTTTGGCCCCCTTGCTTAAACAAGGGCTCATTGATCCGAACAGTGCCATTATTGATGCCAAAACCGGCACCTCCGGTGGAGGACGCCAAGCCAAAACCCATCTGCTCCTGGCGGAGGCGAATGATAGTATTGGTCCCTATGGCGTCGCCCATCATCGCCATACCCCTGAAATTGAACAGGTAAGTAGTGATTTGGCAGGGCGAGAGGTGGTTGTCCAGTTTACGCCCCATTTAGCACCCATGACCCGTGGAATTTTGGCCACGGTTTATGCCACGATGCGTGACCCTGGGCTAGTTAGAGAAGATTTGATTACGATCTTTAGCGCATTTTATCGGAATTCCCCTTGGGTCAAGGTCCTACCAGGCAGTACCTATCCCTATACAAAATGGGCCTATGGCACGAACCTTTGCTACCTCGACATAGAAGTGGATCAGCGCACCGGTCGCGTTATCGTGATTTCTGCTATTGATAATTTGATGAAGGGCCAGGCGGGGCAGGCAGTCCAATGCTTGAACTTGATGATGGGCTGGCCAGAAACCATGGGATTGCCGGAACTAACCTTTTACCCCTAA
- the ribBA gene encoding bifunctional 3,4-dihydroxy-2-butanone-4-phosphate synthase/GTP cyclohydrolase II — translation MNPHATPTDSFEFDSIEDALAEFKAGHAIVVVDDENRENEGDLICAAQFATPDMINFMAVEARGLICLAMTGERLDALELPLMVTNNTDMNQTAFTVSIDASPHLGVTTGISAEDRARTIQVAVNPDSLPTDLRRPGHIFPLRARSGGVLQRAGHTESAIDMTRLAGLYPAGVICEIQNPDGSMARLPQLKDYAHEHQLKIISIADLISYRLQHERFVHRETVAEMPSEFGQFQIYAYRNQLDHKEHVAIVKGDPKQFGQQPVMVRMHSECLTGDAIGSLRCDCRMQLQAALKMIENVGQGVVVYLRQEGRGIGLVNKLKAYSLQDMGLDTVEANEKLGFPADLRNYGVGAQILNDLGIQKIRLITNNPRKIAGLKGYGLEVADRVPLLIEANTYNTTYLNTKAEKLGHMLLQTYLMTIAIRWQDEPLDVTQRYDRLEKLRHLADNQHLLLQEEARPVAIALFEGPSLICHLGLDQPDVASADWYQQKGHPYREAVIRIFGDLKQDSNVASVEFLISSGTDPLKNLQVKLDRKSIKADQLPLPLCHDLETQTIYSVDLSE, via the coding sequence TTGAATCCCCACGCTACGCCAACAGACTCTTTTGAATTTGACTCCATTGAAGATGCCCTTGCGGAGTTTAAAGCGGGACATGCCATTGTCGTAGTGGATGATGAGAACCGGGAAAACGAAGGCGATCTAATTTGTGCAGCTCAATTCGCCACCCCTGACATGATTAACTTTATGGCCGTGGAAGCGCGGGGGTTAATTTGCTTAGCTATGACTGGGGAGCGATTAGACGCCCTAGAATTGCCCCTCATGGTTACCAATAACACTGACATGAACCAAACTGCCTTTACTGTCAGTATCGATGCCTCTCCTCATCTAGGTGTGACAACCGGCATTTCAGCGGAAGACCGAGCCCGTACCATCCAAGTCGCCGTCAATCCTGATTCTTTGCCCACAGATTTGCGACGTCCTGGGCACATTTTCCCTTTGAGAGCCCGCTCGGGAGGCGTGCTACAGCGAGCAGGTCATACTGAATCGGCGATTGATATGACTCGCTTAGCAGGGTTATATCCAGCTGGCGTAATTTGTGAAATCCAAAATCCCGATGGCTCCATGGCTCGCCTACCGCAACTTAAAGACTATGCCCATGAACATCAGCTTAAAATCATCAGCATTGCCGATTTGATTAGTTACCGGCTTCAACATGAACGGTTTGTTCATCGAGAAACCGTTGCTGAGATGCCCTCTGAGTTTGGCCAGTTTCAAATTTATGCTTACCGCAATCAGCTCGATCATAAAGAGCATGTCGCGATTGTTAAAGGTGATCCAAAACAGTTTGGTCAACAGCCCGTGATGGTGCGGATGCACTCCGAATGCCTCACTGGAGATGCCATTGGCTCCCTTCGTTGTGACTGTCGGATGCAGCTCCAGGCCGCCCTCAAAATGATTGAGAATGTGGGGCAGGGCGTTGTCGTGTATTTACGACAAGAAGGCCGCGGGATTGGTCTAGTCAATAAACTCAAGGCCTATTCTTTGCAAGATATGGGTCTCGATACCGTAGAAGCAAATGAAAAGTTAGGATTCCCAGCCGATTTACGAAACTACGGTGTGGGGGCTCAAATCCTTAATGATCTGGGCATTCAAAAAATTCGCCTGATTACCAATAACCCCCGTAAGATTGCGGGGCTCAAAGGTTATGGTTTGGAAGTTGCGGATCGGGTCCCTTTGCTAATTGAGGCCAACACCTACAATACGACCTACTTAAACACGAAGGCAGAAAAGCTAGGTCATATGCTGCTGCAAACTTACCTAATGACGATTGCTATTCGATGGCAGGATGAACCCTTAGATGTGACTCAACGCTACGACCGTCTCGAAAAACTTCGTCATTTGGCAGACAACCAACATCTCTTATTACAAGAAGAGGCTCGTCCTGTAGCAATAGCGCTGTTCGAAGGCCCCTCCTTGATTTGTCATTTAGGTTTAGACCAGCCAGATGTTGCCTCGGCAGATTGGTATCAACAAAAAGGACACCCTTACCGGGAAGCGGTTATTCGTATCTTTGGAGATTTAAAGCAAGATTCTAATGTTGCTAGTGTTGAATTTTTGATTTCTTCTGGCACCGATCCGCTCAAGAATCTCCAAGTCAAATTAGATCGAAAAAGCATAAAGGCAGATCAATTACCTTTACCCTTATGTCATGATTTAGAAACACAAACAATCTATAGCGTTGACCTAAGCGAATAG
- a CDS encoding tetratricopeptide repeat protein → MFHIVVFATTGFWMYAIFDCIRNDPDRNVWIWLLLFFNYLGAVIYFATRMLPRMNTSSAPSYFKRWTKGRELRAAEAAVVNIGKSHQYVQLGNVLLEMSKVTQAEEAFQEAISKEPNHLDALWGLASVATSAKRWEEAQAYLQQILSLDSEYKRGDASLLLGKVLVSSEQRELAKPHLIQDIKAWSHPEAALILATLQAEDGEKQDAYDILKAMLSKLKACPEFYYRQHRHIANKADRMLQSLEKEL, encoded by the coding sequence ATGTTTCATATTGTTGTATTTGCCACAACGGGTTTTTGGATGTATGCGATCTTCGATTGCATCCGAAACGATCCAGATCGAAATGTTTGGATCTGGCTGTTGCTATTCTTTAACTATCTGGGTGCTGTCATTTATTTCGCGACGAGAATGCTACCGCGAATGAATACATCTTCAGCTCCCAGCTACTTTAAACGCTGGACTAAAGGAAGAGAGTTACGAGCGGCCGAAGCTGCAGTCGTTAATATTGGTAAATCACACCAGTATGTTCAATTGGGTAACGTCTTGCTGGAGATGAGTAAGGTAACTCAAGCGGAGGAAGCCTTTCAAGAAGCCATTTCTAAAGAGCCCAACCATCTCGATGCCTTATGGGGATTAGCGTCAGTGGCAACATCTGCCAAACGATGGGAGGAAGCTCAAGCTTATCTACAGCAGATTCTATCTCTTGATTCTGAATATAAGCGGGGCGATGCTTCCTTGCTGCTGGGTAAGGTTCTTGTCTCCAGTGAACAGAGAGAACTAGCAAAACCCCACCTCATTCAAGATATTAAAGCCTGGAGTCATCCTGAGGCAGCATTAATATTGGCTACGCTCCAAGCTGAAGATGGTGAGAAACAGGATGCCTACGATATCTTAAAGGCAATGCTGTCAAAACTGAAAGCTTGCCCTGAGTTCTATTACAGACAGCACCGCCATATCGCTAATAAAGCAGACCGAATGCTCCAGAGCCTAGAGAAGGAACTCTAG
- a CDS encoding cytochrome P450: MTATAPTLAPTPSAPIPRVQVPTWLQTIRAIADPIPYLENAYAEYGDIFEGRSFGFPPFVILSHPDAIEQVFTTDPSLFDSVSGNQIISPITGDQGLLLLEGEAHKKRRKLVMPPFHGERMRAYGESMCAIATQISQEWPQNQPFEMRSATQEITLRVILRTIFGIDNNERFQQLSQLLDEMLHTFDTPLGSSHLFLTGLQKDLGPWSLWGKFLRRRQAINELLLAEIQERRQQPLGQDILSLLLAAQDEQGEPMSDAELRDELMTLLFAGHETTASALAWAFYWIHKVPEVRTKLLAELRDITPNTDPSEIAKLPYLSAVCSETLRIYPLVLFTFSRTLKQPLRVMGYDLPPGAMLTPCIYLVHHREDLYPYPNTFRPERFLERQFSPYEYFPFGGSNRRCLGYAFALFEMKLVLATILRQTSLQLVSSKPIQPVRRGITFTPAGGVPMLATRLGG, from the coding sequence ATGACTGCTACAGCGCCTACTCTTGCCCCTACTCCCTCTGCACCCATTCCTCGGGTCCAGGTTCCGACGTGGCTGCAAACGATACGAGCCATAGCCGATCCCATTCCCTACTTAGAGAACGCTTATGCTGAGTATGGTGACATCTTTGAAGGGCGGTCTTTTGGGTTTCCTCCATTTGTGATCCTTAGTCACCCGGATGCTATTGAGCAGGTCTTTACCACTGACCCCAGCCTCTTTGATAGCGTCAGTGGTAATCAGATCATCTCTCCGATTACGGGTGATCAAGGTCTCCTGCTGTTAGAAGGAGAAGCCCATAAAAAACGGCGGAAATTGGTGATGCCTCCCTTTCATGGTGAGCGGATGCGGGCCTATGGTGAATCCATGTGTGCGATCGCAACCCAAATCTCCCAAGAATGGCCCCAAAATCAGCCCTTTGAGATGCGCTCAGCCACCCAAGAAATTACCCTTCGGGTTATTCTTCGGACCATCTTTGGGATTGACAACAATGAGCGATTTCAGCAGCTCAGTCAGCTCCTGGACGAGATGCTCCATACCTTCGATACTCCTTTGGGGTCCAGCCATCTCTTTCTCACCGGGTTGCAAAAAGACTTAGGCCCTTGGAGCTTATGGGGGAAATTCTTGCGACGCCGACAAGCCATCAATGAGCTGCTATTGGCTGAGATTCAGGAACGGCGGCAACAGCCATTGGGACAAGATATTCTGAGCCTGCTTCTTGCTGCCCAAGATGAGCAGGGAGAACCCATGAGTGATGCCGAGCTTCGGGACGAGTTGATGACTCTCCTTTTTGCTGGTCATGAAACCACTGCTTCTGCGTTGGCTTGGGCCTTCTACTGGATCCATAAGGTTCCGGAAGTGCGGACGAAATTATTAGCAGAGCTAAGGGATATCACCCCAAACACAGACCCGAGTGAGATTGCCAAGCTCCCCTATCTCAGCGCAGTTTGCTCAGAAACGCTGCGCATTTATCCCCTGGTATTGTTTACCTTTAGCCGCACCCTCAAACAACCTCTACGAGTGATGGGCTACGATCTGCCTCCAGGAGCAATGCTAACCCCCTGTATTTATCTAGTGCACCACCGCGAAGATCTCTACCCCTATCCCAATACCTTCCGACCTGAGCGATTTTTGGAACGCCAGTTTTCACCCTATGAGTATTTCCCCTTTGGCGGGAGTAATCGGCGCTGTTTAGGGTATGCATTTGCCCTATTTGAGATGAAATTAGTGCTCGCCACCATTCTCAGGCAAACCAGCCTACAATTGGTCAGCTCAAAACCTATTCAACCCGTTCGGCGGGGAATTACCTTTACGCCAGCAGGGGGTGTGCCTATGCTAGCTACCCGCCTAGGCGGCTAA
- the thiL gene encoding thiamine-phosphate kinase: protein MEKNNLGVTVAELGEQQVLQRLYQFCEPSMVGDDAAVLTPRAGHLLVVTTDMLVDGIHFCDRTTSPADVGWRSAAANLSDIAAMGASPLGLTISLGLPETLPVSWLDQFYQGVADCLNTYGTAIIGGDLSRSPVITVSMTALGEVLPHQQILRSTAQPGDAIVVTGVHGAARAGLELLLHSDWGQALSPTARIELQQAHQRPQPRLDVIQVLKEFTPVPRVTGMDSSDGLADAVLQICRASGMGAVIQQTQIPIPKSLRNAQVLTSEQAIEWALYGGEDFELVLCLPLSFAQELLERIDPTAMIIGHIVAEDDVTLIKSNGEKNLLDMQKGYQHFK from the coding sequence ATGGAAAAGAACAACTTAGGTGTCACTGTTGCCGAGTTAGGTGAGCAACAGGTCTTACAACGGCTGTATCAGTTCTGTGAACCCAGTATGGTGGGTGATGATGCTGCGGTACTCACTCCGCGGGCAGGACATCTCCTAGTGGTGACGACGGATATGTTGGTGGATGGGATTCACTTTTGCGATCGCACCACGTCTCCCGCTGATGTAGGCTGGCGTTCTGCTGCTGCCAATTTATCGGATATTGCGGCCATGGGAGCGAGTCCTTTGGGGCTGACTATTAGCCTGGGCTTACCTGAAACGTTACCAGTTAGCTGGCTTGATCAGTTTTATCAGGGGGTAGCTGATTGCTTAAACACTTATGGAACGGCCATTATTGGTGGAGATTTAAGTCGTTCTCCAGTGATCACCGTCAGTATGACGGCGTTAGGGGAGGTCTTGCCCCATCAGCAAATTTTGCGTTCTACGGCTCAACCGGGAGATGCCATTGTGGTCACGGGAGTTCATGGTGCTGCTCGGGCCGGATTGGAACTCTTACTCCACTCAGATTGGGGGCAGGCGTTGAGTCCTACAGCGCGAATAGAGCTACAGCAAGCTCACCAGCGTCCCCAGCCCCGACTAGATGTGATTCAAGTGCTCAAAGAATTCACACCTGTCCCTAGAGTGACGGGAATGGATAGTAGTGATGGATTGGCAGATGCTGTTTTGCAAATCTGTAGAGCGAGTGGCATGGGGGCTGTGATCCAGCAAACTCAAATTCCGATACCTAAAAGTTTGAGAAATGCCCAAGTTTTAACCTCAGAGCAAGCGATAGAATGGGCACTTTATGGAGGAGAAGATTTTGAGCTAGTGCTATGTTTACCTCTATCGTTTGCCCAGGAATTGTTGGAACGAATTGATCCAACAGCAATGATTATTGGACATATAGTTGCTGAGGATGATGTAACTTTAATTAAGTCGAATGGAGAGAAAAATTTGTTAGATATGCAAAAAGGCTACCAACATTTCAAATGA
- a CDS encoding peptidylprolyl isomerase, with the protein MYSLHSWLKRTALLLLTLVFSLGLSGPAWSAPFLPLSVLPTANAVKDGSSILRFALPIDEPYIREIQNAVEGTTPQIRGKRWPEIRKGLGKAKRTLERHRSDILAAVAPDQQAVASEQLDFIAQALLDLEDAVAAKDIDQFNTIRKPLADRVGIIEEAMLTEFPFEVPEEYQDLPQLKGRATIAITTNKGDMTVVVDGYSAPVTAGNFVDLVQRKFYDGLKFTRAEESYVVQTGDPDGPDAGFIDPSTGEYRAIPLEIMVKGDSEPIYGSTLEDLGIYLDEPVLTFSSYGTMAMARPGDDANGGSSQFFFLLFEPELTPAGSNLLDGRYAVFGYVVDGQDVLGTIKPGDVIESARVIKGAENLV; encoded by the coding sequence ATGTATAGTCTTCATTCTTGGTTGAAAAGAACAGCCTTGTTGCTGCTCACCCTCGTATTCTCTCTTGGTCTGTCTGGCCCAGCCTGGTCTGCACCGTTTCTGCCCCTATCAGTTTTGCCAACGGCAAATGCTGTGAAAGATGGCAGCAGTATTCTGCGCTTTGCTTTACCCATTGATGAACCCTATATTCGGGAAATTCAAAATGCAGTAGAGGGAACGACGCCCCAAATTCGAGGTAAGCGATGGCCTGAAATTCGCAAGGGATTGGGTAAAGCTAAACGAACCCTTGAGCGTCACCGTTCTGATATTTTGGCTGCGGTCGCTCCAGACCAGCAGGCGGTTGCATCAGAGCAGTTGGATTTTATTGCTCAAGCATTATTGGATTTAGAAGATGCTGTAGCGGCCAAAGATATTGACCAATTCAATACAATTCGTAAGCCCCTAGCTGATCGAGTCGGTATTATCGAAGAAGCGATGCTTACGGAATTTCCGTTTGAAGTACCTGAAGAATATCAAGATCTGCCTCAATTGAAAGGTAGAGCCACGATTGCCATCACGACTAATAAAGGTGATATGACTGTGGTGGTAGATGGCTATAGTGCTCCTGTGACCGCGGGCAACTTTGTTGATCTAGTGCAGCGCAAATTTTACGATGGCCTGAAGTTTACGCGGGCTGAAGAGTCCTATGTGGTTCAAACTGGCGATCCGGATGGCCCTGATGCGGGCTTTATCGATCCGAGTACTGGAGAATATCGGGCGATTCCTCTAGAAATCATGGTTAAGGGGGATTCTGAGCCAATTTATGGATCTACTTTGGAGGATTTAGGAATTTACTTGGATGAACCAGTATTGACCTTCTCTTCCTACGGCACGATGGCTATGGCTCGTCCAGGGGATGATGCTAACGGCGGCTCCTCCCAGTTCTTTTTCTTGCTCTTTGAGCCTGAACTAACCCCTGCTGGATCCAATCTATTGGATGGTCGTTATGCGGTCTTTGGTTATGTGGTGGACGGCCAAGATGTTCTCGGGACGATTAAGCCAGGTGACGTGATTGAGTCTGCTCGGGTGATTAAAGGGGCTGAGAATCTCGTCTAA
- the murI gene encoding glutamate racemase — translation MRKRSEGDLDGIPSYVRRNTSAYSPQQLPIGVFDSGVGGLTVLKELQQQLPHESFLYFGDTANVPYGTRSQAEILGFVRQILCWMTSQPIKMAIMACNTSSALALDEVRAEFDIPILGIILPGARAAVKQGKRIGVIATPATVASESYPQAIQEVNTTAQVFQEACPEFVPLIEHNRIREPETLQIVHQHLQPLLQQGIDTLVYGCTHYPHLSGVIRQILPSHVKTVDPAVYITTAAKQELKLLQLQNGHAAQTTRFFVSGCPEQFAELSYQWLGFLPVVEKVILPEHTSPQSIEAVEQI, via the coding sequence GTGCGGAAAAGAAGCGAAGGCGATCTCGATGGTATCCCCAGCTACGTTCGAAGAAATACAAGTGCTTATTCCCCTCAGCAATTACCCATAGGCGTTTTTGATAGTGGTGTGGGGGGATTAACGGTTCTAAAGGAATTGCAGCAGCAGCTTCCTCATGAGTCTTTTCTTTATTTTGGGGATACGGCTAATGTTCCCTATGGAACGCGCTCCCAGGCCGAAATTCTTGGGTTTGTTCGCCAAATTCTGTGCTGGATGACTTCACAGCCCATCAAGATGGCGATTATGGCCTGCAATACAAGTTCGGCATTGGCCTTAGATGAAGTACGCGCTGAGTTTGATATTCCAATTTTAGGGATTATCTTGCCCGGGGCACGAGCAGCCGTTAAACAAGGGAAACGCATTGGTGTGATCGCAACACCTGCCACTGTGGCGAGTGAAAGTTACCCCCAAGCGATTCAAGAGGTCAATACCACTGCCCAGGTTTTCCAAGAGGCCTGCCCAGAATTTGTTCCTCTGATTGAACATAACCGCATTCGCGAACCTGAAACGCTTCAAATTGTCCACCAACACTTGCAACCCCTCCTGCAACAAGGAATTGACACTCTAGTCTATGGATGCACCCATTACCCTCACTTGTCTGGTGTGATTCGACAGATTTTACCTTCCCATGTGAAAACCGTCGACCCAGCTGTGTATATCACGACTGCCGCCAAACAAGAGCTAAAGCTTCTCCAATTGCAGAACGGACACGCTGCTCAAACGACTCGGTTCTTTGTCAGTGGTTGTCCCGAACAGTTTGCTGAGTTATCCTACCAATGGCTAGGGTTTCTGCCAGTCGTTGAGAAGGTTATCTTGCCTGAACATACCTCACCACAATCTATTGAGGCTGTTGAGCAGATTTAA